In Capsicum annuum cultivar UCD-10X-F1 chromosome 7, UCD10Xv1.1, whole genome shotgun sequence, one genomic interval encodes:
- the LOC124885733 gene encoding uncharacterized protein LOC124885733, which yields MDALDNPGDHSVNATMSNNTSNIGPFEIPFDDKGQLNDAGQMIAILIPPTNGNGVFHVASVMLLMLQMKWLYGGQAYEDTNVHLKNYVENKESTGKIMTQIDFLTKYVMGAPTKAINSITSKAYEDDEEARKLDEEIWSEKTLDEHLKENLSRKMPKSKKKKALYQNQEKEEEKYDEEVVELTEGDTIEVTHSFSAIVDSKIVEKKDDPRAFISPCTIRMHMFEKALCGLSASINLMPFFIYKKLGLNSPTLTSIQILMVEWSIKRPMGILFDILVKVDKCILPTDFAVLDYEMDQDVPIIFGHPFLAIDRAIFDLEIGEIKFRVQEDKVTFKVYKTKKQSIELQVMSMVDVNIEEAKEGGLKDPP from the exons Atggatgctttggataatcctg gtGATCATAGTGTTAATGCAACAATGAGTAACAACACTAGTAATATAGGTCCCTTTGAAATTCCTTTCGATGATAAGGGACAACTCAATGATGCGGGTCAAATGATTGCAATCcttatcccaccaactaatgggAATGGAGTTTTTCATGTAGCTAGTGTTATGTTACTCATGTTACAAATGAAGTGGCTATATGGTGGACAAGCATATGAGGATACCAATGTTCACTTGAAGAATTATGTAGAG AACAAAGAGAGCACAGGaaaaataatgacccaaattgattTCTTGACAAAGTATGTTATGGGTGCACCTACAAAAGCGATAAACTCCATAACTTCTAAGGCCTATGAGGATGATGAGGAGGCCAGGAAGTTGGATGAGGAGATCTG GAGTGAGAAGACACTTGATGAGCACTTAAAAGAAAACTTGAGTAGGAAGATGCCTAAGTCTAAGAAAAAGAAGGCGTTATAtcagaatcaagaaaaagaagaagagaaatatgATGAAGAAGTGGTTGAG CTTACCGAAGGTGACACCATTGAAGTCACACATAGTTTTAGTGCTATTGTGGATAGTAAGATTGTGGAAAAGAAAGATGATCCCAGAGCTTTCATAAGTCCTTGTACCATTAGAATGCATATGTTTGAAAAAGCTCTATGCGGCCTTAGTGCAAGCATCAACCTCATGCCCTTTTTCATCTACAAGAAACTTGGTTTGAATTCCCCTACCCTGACATCTATACAAATCTTAATGGTGGAATGGTCTATTAAAAGGCCGATGGGAATTTTATTTGATATCCTAGTTAAAGTGGACAAGTGTATACTTCCCACCGACTTTGCGGTCTTGGACTATGAAATGGACCAAGATGTACCTATCATCTTTGGTCATCCATTTTTAGCCATCGATAGGGCCATTTTTGACTTAGAAATAGGGGAGATAAAGTTTAGGGTGCAAGAGGATAAGGTCACTTTCAAGGTTTACAAGACGAAGAAGCAATCCATAGAGCTTCAAGTCATGTCCATGGTGGATGTTAATATTGAGGAGGCAAAAGAAGGTGGGCTTAAGGACCCACcttaa